One window of the Bacillus alkalicellulosilyticus genome contains the following:
- a CDS encoding IS110 family transposase produces the protein MKFKMQDKQNQLIERISDKHLVVGVDIAQQTHVARAVNYRGIVVGDPLTFENNENGFARLIEWINHLKLLKGLKTEIVGMEPTGHYWLSLSKWLYGQDIDVVTVNPHHVKRNKENRDNTQSKSDKKDALVIADMVKNGYYSFIRPNSEAFEKLRVLMANRDVIVKRLTSSINQINRWVDIVFPELREVFKDVKAKGAIATLRLFPTPSELCSMKAHDIVEGWKTVMKRHAGLKKAQSLIDLAKSSVGSKQAHEAYKLHLEHLLEEFDLAKIQLERVEKEVTSVLDQITFAKKVLAIEGISEISLAGILGESGDLSGFAHGNSLLRHAGLHLVEASSGKWKGQIVVSKRGRSRLRRFLFLTTLSLVSNNSDFKQIHFNNVNVKKMKKMKSIMKLVGKLARILVAIAKSNEPYCSQKVQPLVPIAA, from the coding sequence ATGAAGTTTAAAATGCAAGACAAACAAAATCAACTAATTGAAAGGATTTCCGATAAACATCTCGTTGTTGGTGTGGATATTGCCCAACAAACGCATGTAGCACGAGCTGTAAATTATCGTGGTATTGTCGTCGGTGACCCTCTCACTTTTGAAAATAACGAGAATGGTTTCGCTAGGTTAATAGAATGGATTAATCATTTAAAACTTTTAAAAGGATTGAAGACTGAAATAGTAGGGATGGAACCTACTGGACATTACTGGTTGAGTCTATCTAAATGGCTATATGGTCAGGATATTGATGTAGTTACCGTTAATCCTCACCATGTGAAAAGAAACAAAGAAAATCGTGATAATACCCAATCTAAAAGTGATAAAAAGGATGCCCTTGTGATTGCAGATATGGTCAAGAATGGGTATTACTCCTTTATACGACCCAATTCTGAAGCTTTTGAAAAGCTCCGAGTACTAATGGCTAACCGAGATGTAATCGTCAAACGCCTCACCAGTTCTATTAACCAAATAAATCGTTGGGTAGATATTGTCTTCCCTGAACTTCGAGAAGTATTTAAAGATGTAAAAGCTAAGGGGGCAATCGCAACACTTCGGTTATTTCCTACACCTTCAGAACTATGTTCCATGAAAGCTCATGATATTGTGGAAGGTTGGAAAACAGTGATGAAACGTCACGCAGGACTTAAAAAAGCACAATCGCTAATTGATTTAGCCAAAAGTTCTGTTGGTAGTAAACAAGCTCATGAAGCCTATAAGCTGCACTTGGAACATTTACTTGAAGAATTTGATTTAGCAAAAATCCAACTCGAAAGAGTAGAAAAAGAAGTCACTTCCGTACTTGACCAAATTACTTTCGCTAAAAAAGTACTTGCCATTGAGGGAATTAGTGAAATTTCATTGGCGGGTATTTTAGGAGAATCTGGTGATTTAAGTGGCTTCGCGCATGGTAATTCTCTATTACGGCATGCGGGTTTGCATCTGGTAGAAGCAAGCTCAGGTAAATGGAAAGGACAAATTGTAGTCTCTAAACGTGGGAGATCTCGACTAAGGCGCTTTTTATTTTTAACGACATTAAGTCTTGTGAGCAATAACTCTGATTTCAAGCAGATTCATTTTAATAATGTTAACGTCAAAAAGATGAAAAAAATGAAATCTATCATGAAACTCGTAGGAAAACTAGCAAGAATATTGGTGGCAATAGCTAAAAGTAATGAACCATATTGTTCTCAGAAAGTACAACCATTAGTACCTATAGCAGCTTAA
- a CDS encoding monodechloroaminopyrrolnitrin synthase PrnB family protein has translation MSNLFPLEEFSRFVVHELPHANNNENHKQLEGAFSLVPDLKSFESFLRNSNYTEKVVAMGDLGIYLVSLKKNELSLDTTTLEENLLLASYYTGLAPRDTYSSYITYNPSNALRTFTNHESEIGFINKHKSSDEALKDAVNKLFDLQQGEHQNVTVTLAKTIKAIEHLIIENKDVHNHVSPPHFISFFRHYFFPLTIKGIDYQAPSGVHISNIILLDLIIGSADDNYLETTNSLLTYLEPFDKIKIMKASIKPSIKSRFLQKDIPYNNEDVSMLIEIFRCIKIYRYVHQGLVTRYIRRQSPETTNGTGGFPFDTFLKERVDMVKKVEDNVQKHFSRLLV, from the coding sequence TTGAGTAATTTATTTCCTTTAGAGGAGTTTAGTAGATTTGTTGTTCATGAGTTACCTCATGCCAATAATAATGAAAATCATAAACAATTAGAAGGCGCCTTTAGTCTAGTCCCTGATTTAAAATCCTTCGAATCTTTTTTAAGAAACTCAAATTATACCGAAAAAGTTGTTGCAATGGGAGACTTAGGAATCTATCTTGTAAGTTTAAAAAAAAATGAACTTTCATTAGATACAACAACTTTAGAAGAAAACCTTTTATTAGCTTCCTATTATACCGGCTTAGCACCACGAGATACTTACAGCTCTTACATTACTTATAACCCAAGTAATGCCCTACGAACCTTTACCAACCATGAGAGTGAAATTGGTTTCATCAATAAACACAAAAGTTCAGATGAAGCCTTAAAAGACGCTGTAAACAAACTTTTTGACTTACAGCAAGGAGAACATCAAAATGTTACTGTAACTTTGGCTAAAACCATTAAAGCCATCGAACACTTAATTATTGAAAATAAGGATGTTCATAATCATGTATCTCCCCCACATTTTATAAGCTTTTTCAGACATTATTTCTTTCCTTTAACAATTAAGGGAATAGATTATCAAGCACCAAGTGGCGTACATATCTCAAATATTATCTTATTAGACTTGATTATCGGTTCTGCTGATGATAATTATCTTGAAACAACAAATAGTTTACTAACTTATTTAGAACCCTTTGATAAAATTAAAATTATGAAGGCTAGTATTAAACCAAGTATAAAAAGTAGATTTCTACAAAAAGATATTCCTTACAACAATGAAGACGTTTCAATGCTTATAGAAATATTTAGATGTATAAAAATATACAGATATGTTCATCAAGGGTTGGTTACTCGATATATAAGGAGACAATCACCTGAGACTACTAATGGAACCGGTGGATTTCCATTTGATACATTTTTGAAAGAAAGAGTAGATATGGTAAAAAAAGTGGAAGACAACGTACAGAAACATTTTTCCAGGCTATTAGTTTAA
- a CDS encoding MFS transporter, with amino-acid sequence MKLNVFFLYSFILVLMLNVMQSTMVNVAIPFISIELSLSTEQSSLIISIYTLIFAVFVLFFGKLLDNISFRKLLVVSILIVFLGSLIATFSANYYWLLVGRVLQAIGGACIPALAMILPNYLQSDADKKNLLALMASTIALATGLGPVVGGIFTDFLHWRIIFALPAFLILLIPFFLIVQVDNEKKFNKKCFDLVGFMLISLAVTLLFIGINKIWLSLICISIVVILLSFFTMRRKENPYISIHVMSKRYVVLLFFFALSNAVYYGTLFIIPIGLVDIHNISSFSTALILLPGALLSSLFGIIRNTYFQKVNTKVLIYLGYITYLFGATLLYFNLEADFIVLLIPIIFIYLFSPIFQTGITSNIYEVLDPKKIGEGMGIFNLFNFLSISIGVSLAGNFISYYQDFPTFFVFVFFIQTIALIGFYVCDIMSRK; translated from the coding sequence GTGAAATTAAATGTATTTTTTTTGTATTCTTTTATTTTAGTATTAATGTTGAACGTCATGCAATCGACTATGGTGAATGTAGCCATTCCCTTTATTTCCATAGAACTATCTCTTTCTACTGAGCAAAGCAGTTTAATAATAAGTATTTATACGTTAATTTTTGCCGTATTTGTTCTTTTTTTTGGAAAGTTATTGGATAATATATCCTTTAGGAAACTTCTTGTAGTTAGTATTTTAATTGTTTTCCTTGGTTCATTAATTGCAACATTTAGTGCAAATTACTATTGGCTTCTGGTTGGAAGGGTATTACAGGCAATTGGTGGAGCCTGTATACCAGCTTTGGCTATGATATTACCTAACTATCTTCAAAGCGATGCTGATAAGAAGAATTTATTAGCCCTTATGGCATCAACAATAGCTTTGGCCACTGGGCTAGGTCCAGTAGTTGGAGGGATTTTTACAGATTTTTTACATTGGAGAATTATATTTGCGTTACCAGCTTTTCTAATTCTACTAATACCATTTTTTTTAATAGTTCAAGTCGATAATGAAAAAAAGTTTAATAAAAAATGTTTTGACTTAGTAGGATTTATGTTAATATCACTAGCTGTTACACTACTATTTATTGGAATAAATAAGATATGGCTAAGCCTGATCTGTATAAGCATAGTAGTTATCTTATTATCCTTTTTTACGATGAGAAGAAAGGAAAATCCATATATTTCTATTCATGTCATGTCCAAGAGGTATGTGGTTCTGTTATTCTTCTTTGCATTAAGCAATGCGGTATATTATGGAACATTATTCATTATCCCAATTGGATTAGTAGATATACACAATATTTCTTCTTTTTCAACAGCATTAATTCTACTTCCAGGTGCTCTTTTATCCTCACTTTTTGGTATAATTAGAAATACTTATTTTCAAAAAGTGAATACCAAAGTATTAATCTATTTGGGTTACATAACTTATTTATTTGGTGCAACCCTTCTATATTTTAATTTAGAAGCAGATTTCATAGTACTTCTAATACCCATTATTTTCATCTATCTATTTTCGCCAATCTTTCAAACCGGTATTACGTCAAATATTTACGAGGTTTTAGACCCGAAAAAAATAGGGGAAGGCATGGGGATATTTAATTTATTTAATTTTTTATCTATATCAATAGGAGTTTCATTGGCAGGCAACTTTATTTCATATTATCAAGACTTCCCTACATTTTTTGTTTTTGTTTTTTTTATACAAACTATTGCACTCATTGGCTTTTATGTATGTGATATAATGTCAAGAAAATAG
- a CDS encoding thermonuclease family protein — MNKSKVFFLSFTMLVVVACQPVEKLPHHREEPVLLKEEITVDVSAEFHEREKIEKESLVTSSDIKSDLDKGNWLIGTVERVIDGDTVIVNDLDFSLLKDEKISSRLASMDNSVRVRFLAIDTPEYTDEVELFGKESTEFVKDLVEGQAIYLEIDPKADFDRFDRSLAHVFTENGTNVQEALLANGLARVAYLFDEYKYVDLYLKAQERAMTNKLNVHSIDGYVTDKGFDMSVIPRDEASLSDISVTGLTIEDVIRLLKKVNDHGMPRRSDIPPFLRFNR; from the coding sequence ATGAATAAATCTAAAGTATTTTTCTTATCATTTACCATGTTAGTAGTTGTTGCTTGCCAACCCGTTGAAAAACTTCCTCACCATCGAGAAGAACCAGTCCTCCTTAAAGAAGAAATAACAGTGGATGTTTCAGCTGAATTTCATGAACGCGAAAAAATTGAAAAAGAAAGCTTGGTTACATCGTCTGATATAAAGTCAGACTTGGACAAAGGAAACTGGCTTATAGGTACTGTTGAAAGGGTTATAGATGGCGACACAGTTATAGTAAATGACTTAGACTTTTCCTTATTGAAAGATGAAAAAATCTCATCTCGTTTAGCATCAATGGATAATTCTGTTCGTGTTCGATTTTTAGCAATTGATACCCCGGAATACACTGATGAAGTTGAATTGTTTGGTAAAGAAAGTACGGAATTTGTGAAGGATTTGGTAGAGGGACAAGCTATCTATTTAGAGATAGACCCAAAGGCTGATTTTGACCGTTTTGACAGATCATTAGCCCATGTATTTACCGAGAATGGAACTAATGTACAAGAGGCTCTTTTAGCTAATGGTTTGGCAAGGGTAGCTTACCTTTTTGATGAATATAAATATGTTGACCTGTATTTAAAAGCTCAAGAAAGAGCAATGACAAATAAATTAAATGTTCATTCCATAGATGGTTATGTAACAGATAAAGGATTTGATATGAGTGTCATTCCCAGAGATGAAGCCAGCTTATCAGACATTAGTGTAACTGGATTGACCATAGAGGATGTTATTAGACTTTTAAAAAAAGTAAACGACCACGGAATGCCACGGCGTTCAGATATACCACCCTTTCTTAGATTTAATAGATAA
- a CDS encoding tyrosine-type recombinase/integrase, translating to MEHNDNGVIYTRVKPISLIEKDEINKTHRYALINRMLNEEYYIKMKDILDENNYLIFNDLEMIYYYVHKEKDMDKRKNRMENTKREYFRELLWFYSQMLENHERFGVKNERRNINNLLKSLERKNIRKFQEWLKVVPNGKGGKPYSVSTIARKIVIIKSFIQFLFQCQYLNEPIHETFLSSNIHRRDRANKDLNSVEVIQLMEYFKGHPIVYALILVLATTGCRIREICNARICDLSYDKGEYWLKVIGKGNEEREVLIHPPVFNSIVAFRRRRGLDTVIADNDESYIFTTAKQKPYTFKYLSNYLTKVINNTDLPVVKHRTSPIGPHHFRHAFAITSAELGVDIYRIMQTLGHKKIETTMIYLERHLARKNNAAHKWKNSDIINSI from the coding sequence ATGGAACATAATGATAATGGGGTAATATATACAAGAGTAAAACCAATTTCATTAATAGAAAAGGACGAAATTAATAAAACTCATAGGTATGCACTTATTAATAGAATGCTTAATGAAGAATACTACATAAAAATGAAAGATATATTAGATGAGAACAATTATCTAATATTTAATGACCTAGAAATGATTTATTATTATGTCCATAAAGAAAAAGATATGGATAAAAGAAAGAACAGAATGGAAAATACGAAGCGGGAGTATTTTAGAGAGTTATTATGGTTCTATTCGCAAATGTTAGAGAACCATGAAAGATTCGGAGTGAAAAACGAAAGAAGAAATATAAATAATTTACTGAAAAGCCTAGAAAGAAAAAATATCCGTAAATTTCAAGAATGGTTAAAGGTTGTCCCTAACGGCAAAGGTGGAAAACCATATTCTGTGTCAACCATAGCAAGAAAAATTGTAATTATTAAATCATTTATCCAGTTCCTATTCCAATGCCAATATCTAAATGAGCCGATCCATGAAACATTCTTAAGTAGCAACATTCATAGACGGGATAGAGCAAACAAAGACCTTAATTCTGTGGAAGTAATACAACTCATGGAGTATTTTAAAGGTCATCCAATTGTTTATGCTCTTATATTAGTATTAGCCACAACAGGGTGTCGTATCCGAGAGATTTGTAATGCGCGAATCTGCGACCTATCTTATGATAAAGGAGAATATTGGCTAAAAGTGATAGGGAAAGGAAATGAAGAAAGGGAAGTATTGATTCATCCACCTGTTTTTAATTCAATCGTTGCTTTTAGAAGACGGAGAGGTTTAGATACAGTTATAGCAGACAATGATGAATCTTATATTTTTACAACTGCTAAACAAAAACCCTATACTTTCAAGTATTTATCGAACTATCTTACCAAAGTAATAAATAATACAGACTTACCAGTAGTAAAGCATCGTACATCCCCCATTGGACCGCACCATTTCCGTCATGCATTTGCTATTACAAGTGCTGAATTGGGTGTTGATATTTACCGTATTATGCAGACTCTTGGTCATAAAAAAATAGAAACTACAATGATTTATTTGGAGAGACATCTAGCAAGGAAAAACAATGCAGCTCATAAGTGGAAAAACTCAGATATAATTAATTCCATTTAA
- a CDS encoding CBO0543 family protein, which translates to MYIIWISFSFLEIVVDYYLGHTLELYHFAEEAEKLSLEAFTTKLFMSPLFAIPFLNFMPNKFSPFIPYWLLWAAFATFFEWTTVHTGYLTYTGWKLWYSAIFYTFIFPIVRWHYYYIKH; encoded by the coding sequence ATGTATATCATTTGGATTAGTTTCTCTTTTCTTGAGATTGTGGTTGATTACTATTTGGGGCATACGTTGGAGTTATATCATTTTGCTGAAGAAGCTGAAAAGCTTAGTCTAGAAGCATTTACCACTAAACTTTTTATGTCACCTCTATTTGCAATTCCTTTTTTGAATTTTATGCCTAATAAATTTTCTCCTTTCATACCTTATTGGTTATTGTGGGCAGCCTTTGCTACTTTCTTTGAATGGACAACCGTACACACTGGTTATTTAACCTATACAGGTTGGAAATTGTGGTATTCAGCTATATTTTATACATTTATCTTTCCAATAGTTAGGTGGCATTATTATTACATTAAGCACTAG
- a CDS encoding helix-turn-helix domain-containing protein: protein MSTHSQYIKTKEVAEILKVTVATVYKYVKEKKLKPVYEDSWQIDETLLFRPEDVEQLKEELTKPGYTTGDVAKELGIHPTTVAIYIKKGILKAEKQKYQGRELYFISEVELKNFKDRTKKTRSDSKQFYTRDLTYFLFQSYHNDSTHDFGRIVEVNDNDCTLVTLTGKEIQLSQDSTHGFKSQYKLIDKPYNTKKGYVKFLFPKPLNISHAIYETIEQLLVAAGPQNCKLTQTEDSILFEIKPTFIEINDVDLFTRMSTILKHGVKEGEVFIRHDGIFLKGNLVPLTIHVPKNFKEQLKKNAHKADMTLEEYGYTLMKERLDIKSDE from the coding sequence ATGTCTACTCATAGCCAATATATTAAAACTAAAGAAGTTGCAGAGATATTAAAAGTAACAGTTGCAACAGTCTATAAGTATGTTAAAGAGAAAAAGTTAAAACCAGTGTATGAAGATTCTTGGCAAATAGACGAAACCTTATTATTTCGTCCAGAAGATGTTGAGCAACTTAAGGAGGAACTCACAAAGCCAGGATATACAACAGGAGATGTAGCAAAAGAGTTAGGTATTCATCCGACAACGGTAGCGATATATATAAAAAAAGGCATACTAAAAGCTGAAAAGCAAAAATACCAAGGTAGAGAACTCTATTTTATTTCAGAGGTAGAATTAAAAAACTTTAAAGATAGAACTAAAAAAACAAGGTCTGATAGTAAACAGTTCTATACTAGAGACTTAACATATTTTCTGTTCCAGTCTTATCATAATGATAGTACTCATGATTTCGGGAGAATAGTAGAGGTAAATGATAATGATTGTACCCTAGTAACCCTTACAGGAAAAGAGATTCAGTTATCTCAAGATTCAACCCATGGTTTTAAGAGTCAATACAAGCTTATTGATAAGCCCTATAATACAAAAAAAGGGTATGTAAAATTTTTATTTCCTAAACCATTAAACATTTCTCATGCCATTTATGAAACGATAGAGCAATTATTAGTAGCAGCTGGACCACAAAACTGTAAACTAACTCAAACAGAAGACAGTATCCTATTTGAAATCAAACCTACTTTCATTGAAATAAATGACGTAGATTTATTCACAAGGATGAGTACTATATTAAAGCATGGTGTAAAAGAGGGTGAAGTTTTTATAAGGCACGATGGTATCTTCTTAAAAGGAAATTTGGTCCCTTTAACTATCCATGTACCCAAGAACTTTAAAGAACAATTAAAGAAGAATGCACATAAAGCGGATATGACACTTGAGGAATATGGATACACCCTTATGAAAGAGAGGCTAGATATTAAAAGTGATGAATAA
- a CDS encoding ATP-grasp domain-containing protein: MAILILSGYTEKNANYHEWLRNINEEIVLLTSENFKDFYEKHKDFYTHIEYFTNYITNDSVVKRATLLHQQYNFDRLIAPYEYDLIRAAMLREQLHIEGQSLDSALTFRDKFFMKEHAKKNNINISCFSDVNTKEDLRHFIHTNGFPIVIKPRLGAGGEGIEVISSHHDLSQLEMSKNDKYIVEEFIEGEMYHIDALIKHGSILFQWPSKYINDNLEFKDGAYFAGSYILDKQDPVFNKLIEFNNLLIQSMPIPQVTTLHTEVFLRNDGELILCEVASRTAGGKINDQLEAAFGINLLKYWIQLQVNPDTPQGYFSNEPLNYTGSLLIAPLGYKLVSYPKSKPSFIECLDYHAKEGEFFNQVGSLNDRIASFIVKGKNKKEIIELLNCGYTWFKQNSVWDF; encoded by the coding sequence ATGGCAATATTAATTTTGAGTGGCTATACGGAAAAAAATGCTAATTACCATGAATGGCTACGAAACATTAATGAAGAAATTGTATTACTTACTTCAGAAAATTTCAAAGATTTCTATGAAAAACATAAAGACTTTTACACTCATATAGAGTATTTCACAAATTATATAACTAATGATTCAGTTGTAAAAAGAGCCACTCTTTTGCATCAACAGTACAATTTTGACCGTTTAATAGCTCCATATGAATATGATCTCATTCGTGCAGCCATGCTTCGTGAACAACTTCATATTGAAGGGCAATCTTTAGATAGTGCACTTACTTTTAGAGATAAATTCTTCATGAAAGAGCATGCTAAAAAAAATAATATAAATATCAGCTGTTTTTCAGACGTTAACACTAAAGAAGACTTACGTCATTTTATTCATACCAATGGATTCCCAATAGTAATAAAGCCAAGATTGGGTGCCGGTGGGGAAGGAATAGAAGTCATATCCTCTCATCACGATTTATCTCAATTAGAAATGTCAAAAAATGATAAATATATTGTCGAAGAGTTTATAGAGGGAGAGATGTATCATATTGATGCATTAATTAAGCACGGTTCAATTTTATTTCAATGGCCATCAAAGTACATCAATGATAATTTAGAATTTAAAGATGGGGCTTACTTTGCAGGTAGTTACATACTAGATAAACAGGATCCAGTTTTCAATAAATTAATTGAATTTAACAACCTATTAATACAAAGTATGCCTATACCTCAAGTAACAACATTACATACAGAAGTATTCTTAAGGAATGACGGGGAGTTAATCTTATGTGAAGTGGCATCAAGGACAGCTGGAGGGAAAATAAATGATCAGCTTGAAGCAGCTTTTGGAATTAATTTATTGAAATATTGGATTCAATTACAAGTAAATCCTGATACACCTCAAGGTTATTTTTCAAATGAGCCTTTAAATTACACTGGTTCCTTGCTTATTGCACCTTTAGGTTATAAGCTTGTTTCTTATCCTAAAAGTAAGCCGTCCTTTATTGAATGTTTAGATTATCATGCTAAAGAGGGAGAGTTTTTCAATCAAGTAGGTAGTTTGAACGATCGAATCGCTTCTTTTATTGTTAAGGGAAAAAACAAAAAAGAAATCATAGAGTTATTAAATTGTGGTTATACATGGTTTAAACAAAATAGTGTTTGGGACTTTTAA